Proteins encoded in a region of the Bubalus bubalis isolate 160015118507 breed Murrah chromosome 9, NDDB_SH_1, whole genome shotgun sequence genome:
- the LOC102412194 gene encoding intercellular adhesion molecule 1 isoform X2, producing the protein MELAPLPLWQLVGEELNLSCLVSGRAPRDHLSVVLLRGEEELGRQPMGKGEPDEVMFTVQPRREDHGTNFSCRWELDLRSQGLELFQNTSAPRKLQTYVLPSTDPQLEAPLVVEVGSRWPVKGTLDGLFPAWDAEVYVVLGDKRLETIITYHEYSVLAEAWIEGNEEEEGTHSLKCSVSLGNEIRKTRESVIFYS; encoded by the exons ATGGAGCTGGCTCCCCTGCCCCTCTGGCAGCTTGTGGGTGAAGAACTCAACCTGAGCTGCCTGGTGTCTGGCAGGGCCCCCCGGGACCACCTCTCCGTGGTGTTGCTCCgaggggaggaggagctgggccGGCAGCCCATGGGAAAGGGGGAGCCCGACGAGGTCATGTTCACAGTGCAGCCGAGAAGAGAGGACCATGGCACCAATTTCTCTTGCCGCTGGGAACTGGACCTGCGGTCACAAGGGCTGGAACTCTTTCAGAACACCTCGGCCCCCAGGAAGCTCCAGACCTATG TCCTGCCATCGACCGACCCGCAGCTTGAGGCTCCCCTGGTTGTGGAAGTAGGTTCACGGTGGCCGGTGAAGGGCACGCTGGATGGACTATTCCCAGCCTGGGACGCTGAGGTCTACGTCGTGCTGGGGGACAAGAGGCTGGAAACCATCATCACGTACCATGAATACTCCGTCTTGGCTGAGGCCTGGATCGAGGGAAACGAGGAGGAAGAGGGCACCCATTCCTTGAAGTGTTCAGTGAGTCTGGGGAATGAGATCCGGAAGACGCGAGAGAGCGTGATCTTCTACAGTTAA
- the LOC102412194 gene encoding intercellular adhesion molecule 1 isoform X1 → MELAPLPLWQLVGEELNLSCLVSGRAPRDHLSVVLLRGEEELGRQPMGKGEPDEVMFTVQPRREDHGTNFSCRWELDLRSQGLELFQNTSAPRKLQTYVLPSTDPQLEAPLVVEVGSRWPVKGTLDGLFPAWDAEVYVVLGDKRLETIITYHEYSVLAEAWIEGNEEEEGTHSLKCSVSLGNEIRKTRESVIFYSFQALSRTLSHPRSQDGPQ, encoded by the exons ATGGAGCTGGCTCCCCTGCCCCTCTGGCAGCTTGTGGGTGAAGAACTCAACCTGAGCTGCCTGGTGTCTGGCAGGGCCCCCCGGGACCACCTCTCCGTGGTGTTGCTCCgaggggaggaggagctgggccGGCAGCCCATGGGAAAGGGGGAGCCCGACGAGGTCATGTTCACAGTGCAGCCGAGAAGAGAGGACCATGGCACCAATTTCTCTTGCCGCTGGGAACTGGACCTGCGGTCACAAGGGCTGGAACTCTTTCAGAACACCTCGGCCCCCAGGAAGCTCCAGACCTATG TCCTGCCATCGACCGACCCGCAGCTTGAGGCTCCCCTGGTTGTGGAAGTAGGTTCACGGTGGCCGGTGAAGGGCACGCTGGATGGACTATTCCCAGCCTGGGACGCTGAGGTCTACGTCGTGCTGGGGGACAAGAGGCTGGAAACCATCATCACGTACCATGAATACTCCGTCTTGGCTGAGGCCTGGATCGAGGGAAACGAGGAGGAAGAGGGCACCCATTCCTTGAAGTGTTCAGTGAGTCTGGGGAATGAGATCCGGAAGACGCGAGAGAGCGTGATCTTCTACA GCTTCCAGGCTCTCTCCCGGACCTTGAGCCACCCGAGGTCTCAGGATGGACCACAGTGA
- the LOC102412194 gene encoding intercellular adhesion molecule 1 isoform X3 → MECEARAANVVTLNGAPAGPLGPRAHLQITPSAQDNGHGLSCSAELEVAGLVVQKHQTLELRVLCPQLDQRVCLGNWMWQEGSEQTLKCEPRGNPIPKLNCSRKGDGASLPIGDLRPVRREVTGTYLCRATSAPGGVTREVVVNMLCGAGDTHQEDRILHLSFRF, encoded by the exons ATGGAGTGTGAGGCCCGTGCTGCAAATGTGGTGACGCTGAACGGAGCCCCGGCTGGGCCTCTGGGCCCGAGGGCCCATTTGCAGATCACCCCCAGTGCCCAGGACAATGGACACGGTCTCTCCTGCTCTGCTGAACTGGAGGTGGCTGGGCTGGTGGTCCAGAAACACCAGACCCTGGAGCTCCGTGTCCTGT GCCCCCAACTAGACCAGCGGGTTTGCCTGGGAAACTGGATGTGGCAGGAAGGCTCGGAGCAGACCCTGAAGTGCGAGCCCCGGGGGAACCCAATCCCCAAGCTGAACTGTAGCCGGAAAGGGGACGGGGCTTCGCTGCCCATCGGGGACCTGAGGCCCGTCAGGCGGGAGGTGACGGGCACCTACCTGTGTCGGGCCACCAGCGCTCCTGGTGGAGTCACCCGGGAAGTGGTCGTGAACATGCTCT GTGGTGCTGGAGACACTCACCAGGAGGACAGGATTCTGCATTTGTCTTTCCGTTTCTGA